The Candidatus Eisenbacteria bacterium DNA segment GAGGGTACGACAGCTAGAAAACAACCCGCGCCCTGAGACCTGTGCCGGCTCTGGCCTTCTTGGTCTCCAGCTTCCGCCGGAGGATACGGTGCCCCCTGTGCAGTCTTGCCTTTATCGTTCCCATTGGAATTCCCATAACCTCGGCCATTTCCTGGTAAGAAAGCTCTTCCTTGTACCTGAGCACGAGAAGAGTCTTGTACTTGACCGGAAGAGACTCGATGAGAGACTCAAACCTCTCTGCTCCGGCCTTGCTTTCATAGCTGACATCAGGTGTGGGAGACTGGTCTTCAATGTCGTGGTCCTTTGTGCCATCTTCCTTGTTTCCCGAAAGCGAGAAGAATGCGAACTTCCTTTTTCTCATCAAATCTATCGAAAGATTCACGGCTATCCTGAAAAGCCAGTTCTGAAAGGACCTTTCTTGGTCAAACTGCGAGAGCGATTTGAACACTCTGACAAAAGTCTCTTGTGCGATGTCTCTGGCGTCTTCATCATTCGAAACAATCCTCAGGGCGATCGAGAAAACCCGTGCCCGGTACTTCTGGAGAAGAGCTCTGAACGCCGCCTCCTCACCCTTAAGACAACCTTCGATGATTTCGCTATCCTCTCTGGGCAAGTTCTCCTCTCCGTAACCTCATGTACGAATATCTGATAGAACTGGTTGCGCTTTCTTTCCGTATCCTATTTCGCATGTTTCGCTATTTCAACATAAAAGGCACGGGCGAGGTCCTTTATTAACCTCTCCCCGTGGGGGAGAGGGTAGGGTGAGGGGTCAACAATATCTTCTCATCATCCTCTCCCTTCTGGGGGCACAGGTGAGACTCCCGATCATCCTCTCCCCTCCGGGGAGAGGGTAGCGTGAGGGGGTTCAAACCTATAATTGCCTTGACTTCCACCGCGGTCTTTTTCAATAATCCAATTCGTCTGATCAGTGAGCATAGTAGCGTTACCCTGACTGACTCGGCAGAAATACTTCTTTCAGCGATCTTCCTTAATTCTTTGAACCAATTTCGCGGGGGTGAAGCGTGACCACGATTGAATTCATATTTGCCAGAGAGATTCTCGATTCTAGAGGAAATCCGACTATTGAAGTTGAAGTGACTCTCTCGGGCGGTGTTACTGGTAGGGCCGCTGTTCCCTCAGGCGCATCGACTGGAAAATATGAGGCGCTGGAACTCCGCGATGGAGGCAAGCGTTTCGGCGGAAAGGGTGTTCTCAAGGCAGTCAAGAATGTCATCGAAAAAATCGCACCCCAGCTCATAGGAGAAGATGCAATTCAGCAGAATCTCATTGACAAGCTGATGATTGAGCTGGACGGCACACCATCAAAGAGAAACCTTGGCGCAAACGCAATACTTGCCGTCTCCCTCGCTACTGCCAAGGCCTGTGCGAACGTTCTTGAGCTTCCACTTTATCAGTACATCGGCGGAGTGAATGCGAAGGTCCTTCCTGTCCCGATGATGAACATAGTGAATGGTGGAGCACATGCAGACAGTAAGCTGGATGTTCAGGAGTTCATGATCGTTCCGCTGGGTTTCAAAACCTTCTCGGAGGGTTTGAGGGCAGGAGTTGAAACCTTTCATTCCCTCAAGACAATCCTCAAGAAAAAGGGATATGTGACATCGGTCGGAGATGAAGGCGGATTCGCTCCGCGACTTAAGAATACCGAGGAAGTCCTTTATCTTATATGCGATGCGATTGACAAGGCCGGTTACAAGACCGGTGACGAAGTGGCACTTGGACTGGATGTTGCGCCAAGCGCACTGTACAGAAAGCCCAGGTATATCTTCCCCGGAGAAAAGAAGACGTTCAGTTCCGAGGGCCTCATTGATTTCTATGAAAAGCTCATAAACAAATTTCCAATTGTGTCTATCGAGGATGGGCTTGCAGAAGATGACTGGAGCGGATGGGAGAAGATGAATGAGAGGCTCGGCAAGAGAGTCCAGATAGTTGGCGATGATATTTTCGTGACCAACCCCGAGCGGCTGAAGAAGGGAATCAAGCAGGGCGTTGCAAACTCGATTCTCATCAAGCTCAATCAGATCGGCACTCTCACGGAAACGCTTGACGTTATCGAGATAGCGAAACGGGCAGGATATACGACTGTAATTTCACATCGCTCAGGGGAGACAGAAGATACCACGCTTGCCGATGTCGCGGTCGCTGTGAATGCCGGTCTCATAAAGACGGGCTCAGCTTCGAGAACGGACAGGACTGCGAAGTACAACAGACTCTTGAGGATCGAGGAAGAGCTTGGCGAAGTCGCGGAATACAGGGGCTGGGATGCGCTGAAGAGGGGAAGGCGTCCCGCAAAATAGCTGCCCCTATTTCTCCTCTCCCCTGGGGGAGAGGGTAGATGGTGATGGGGCACAGAGAGTTCCAATGAGCACCGCTGAGAGAATCGCCTCAAGAAAGCTCTATCGCTACAGGAAACCGACGTATCCTGGTCAGTCACGAGCGCGAAGGCTTATTATTATTTTTCTCGTACTCTGGGTCGGCTACATTTTTATCGGAGGCCGCCACGGAATCATAAAGATCATCACCCTCCACAGAGAAAAAGCCCGGCTCGAAAAGAGAGAAGCGGAGTTGAGAGGGAAACTCAAGGAGCTTGAGCTCCAGTCAAAGCTCATGCAGAAGGACCCCTTTTACATCGAAAAAGTAGCAAGGGAAGACTTCGGACTCGCCAAAAAGGGCGAGATAATCTACAGAATGCAGAACAGCAAGTAGGCACCCCTCTTTCTTGTCCAGCAAACTCCCGCTGTCTTTTCAGGTTGACACCGGTATCGCACAGATGCTAGCTTAACTATCGGTGCGGGGTGGAGCAGTCTGGTAGCTCGTTGGGCTCAATCCGCAGAGTCAGCTGTGAATTCGCTTTCCGCCAATCAGCGTGATACGTTGAATCTGACTCTGCATGGGCTGCGCGCGAAGAAACTCGTGCGCGACGACCTGTCAAAGTCGGGGAAGCCCCTGGCGGGGTAACCCCGAGCCAA contains these protein-coding regions:
- a CDS encoding sigma-70 family RNA polymerase sigma factor; protein product: MPREDSEIIEGCLKGEEAAFRALLQKYRARVFSIALRIVSNDEDARDIAQETFVRVFKSLSQFDQERSFQNWLFRIAVNLSIDLMRKRKFAFFSLSGNKEDGTKDHDIEDQSPTPDVSYESKAGAERFESLIESLPVKYKTLLVLRYKEELSYQEMAEVMGIPMGTIKARLHRGHRILRRKLETKKARAGTGLRARVVF
- the eno gene encoding phosphopyruvate hydratase, which translates into the protein MTTIEFIFAREILDSRGNPTIEVEVTLSGGVTGRAAVPSGASTGKYEALELRDGGKRFGGKGVLKAVKNVIEKIAPQLIGEDAIQQNLIDKLMIELDGTPSKRNLGANAILAVSLATAKACANVLELPLYQYIGGVNAKVLPVPMMNIVNGGAHADSKLDVQEFMIVPLGFKTFSEGLRAGVETFHSLKTILKKKGYVTSVGDEGGFAPRLKNTEEVLYLICDAIDKAGYKTGDEVALGLDVAPSALYRKPRYIFPGEKKTFSSEGLIDFYEKLINKFPIVSIEDGLAEDDWSGWEKMNERLGKRVQIVGDDIFVTNPERLKKGIKQGVANSILIKLNQIGTLTETLDVIEIAKRAGYTTVISHRSGETEDTTLADVAVAVNAGLIKTGSASRTDRTAKYNRLLRIEEELGEVAEYRGWDALKRGRRPAK
- a CDS encoding septum formation initiator family protein; translated protein: MSTAERIASRKLYRYRKPTYPGQSRARRLIIIFLVLWVGYIFIGGRHGIIKIITLHREKARLEKREAELRGKLKELELQSKLMQKDPFYIEKVAREDFGLAKKGEIIYRMQNSK